In the genome of Ovis canadensis isolate MfBH-ARS-UI-01 breed Bighorn chromosome 21, ARS-UI_OviCan_v2, whole genome shotgun sequence, the window ACCACCCCAGTTGGTTACCTTGTCACCCTCAGAGTTGAGGAAACTGCCCCTCCTCATACCTGGCTTGCTTGGCGTCAAGTGGGAGGGACCAGCTGACCTCCCTCCAGGAGAAGTAATCTCAAACCTCTCTCTTAATAAAAGGCTAAGTCTCAATCATCAGGAAACTCCAAGTATGAGAAGGAATTTCCTCCagtgtctcatcctctgccccagTGTTTGCTTTGTTCCAGTATGACGGAAAGTGGGACACTATTTCCCTCCCGAGTACCCTGTCGCCTTATCTGCATTGAATCTCTCCATTTCTCTTCCCCATTTCCTATAGTACTGCCTTTTAAAGGCTCTTTGGTTACCCCTCTTTTGGACTTCCTACAGTCCAATTATTTACACTCATAttctctcagattttttttttttgaaaattttctgatATGGGCcatttgaaagtctttattgaatttgttacaatattatttctgttttatgttttggttttttgggctgtgaggcatgtgcgatcttagCTTCctaaccaggaatcgaaccttcacccccctgcattggaaggcaaagtcttaaccactggacaggcagggaagtcccttctctcAGCTTTGATGAGTGTCTCAGTGTAAATGTCTCTGAATCTAACCCAGCGTGCCCTGATTTATCCTGGTCTTCTCCCACAGTGTGCTCTAGTGAAAAGACCACAGGACATGGCATCAAAGCTTCCTCAATGCTAGGACTGAAATGAATCAGACCCAGGACTCTCCTAGGCAGTCCCTCTTCCTCACAATTTGCCAAGAAGAAACATTTTAGAGTTCTTGGCTTCCCTTGAAGCAGGAAGCACCTTTGAAGGACTTCTGTAATGTCCCCACCCCTAGCCCTTCCTGGGGAAGTCCAACCTGGTAGATATATAAAGAGGCACCTTGCAGCCTCCTGCTCCAACCTGCTCTTTCCTCCCTCTGAGATGGACAAGTCCGTCCTGCTGGGGCTCCCTGTCCTCCTCTGCTGCTTTCGAGGTGAGTGTCCCTGTGGTTGACAGCTGGAGAGATGTGTCCAGGATGTTGGCATGGGTCGGGCTTCCCATGACAGAGGTTCTCTTATGAGAGTTGTAGGTAACAGAAGCTGTCATTCTAATGCCATGACTTTCACACGTGATGCACCCCATCCCTGGAAGCTTCAGCAAAGTCTTAGTCtgcctgcagaaggaaataggtAGATTATAGGGGAACTGACAAAATGTTCATAAAAGCTGGGAGGTGAGTTCGTAAAATGAGGTCTGCAGAGAGtatacctttttgttttttttccttaacagtaCTGTGCGGGTCATTTGCAATAGACCGAGAACATGAAAGTGAGTAGAGACAGATCAGTCGTGTGGGAAGGGCAACttgaggggagggggagatgAGAGGGCATGTGTGAGCATTGAGGGTTGAAAGGAATCCAGAGACTAACCTTGGATTCCAGGACTTGGCCACTTTTTCCAGCaggatggggctggggtgggaactGACTTTGAGCCTGATGGAAAAATACAAGCAGCAGTTGCCAAGGCAAAGGATCCGTGTGTTAAAAGGTGAGGGAACGGGAAAGGGGGAAGTGGAATGTTGATTTTTCAGGCGCTAGCTGGCTAAATCCACAGAGTAGCAATTTCATGGATTTCAGAGTCTTTGTCACCTTGCAGCTTTCAGCTACTTGTGAGTAAGAAAGTCAGAGAGGTCAATTAAAGTGAAGGGAATGTGGGACTTtcttgggggtccagtggttaagaatctgcctgccaaagcaggggacactggctcagtccctggtctgggaagatcctacacaCCCTAAGGCAATTACTGAGTCCGAGTTCTCTATCTAGCCCCTgagcagcaacaagagaagccactgcaatcagAAGGCCGGGccttgcaactagagagtaacccccactcgtGGCAACTAGAGAATGTTGGTGCGTAGCAACGGAGACCCACggttcagccaaaaataaagtaattttaaaaaaagaaggcaatGAGGCACTCACACACCCACAAAATgttcatttatctttttccttcgAGTCTGTGCTGTATCCTAAGCTGTGATGGAGAGGCTGAGAGGCCCTCTAGAGGTGAAGAGAGTTGAAATgaggaagagaaacagagatgCCCCGAGATGGGAACTAGGCTTTGGAGGGACAGAAGGGCCCAGAGTGGCTCCAGGTGAAGAGTTCAGAATGGGCCTTGTATGTTTACACAAGGATTACAGCGCCTCGCAGGCAAGAGCAAATCTTAGAGAAAATTGCATCTAAGTGTCATTTCTCTGCCAGCACAGGGGATGAACTATCCGTTGATGATCGCCATTTACCTGGTGAGTATGAAGAGGATACAATCTGATGCGCTCAGCTTGGTTTTGTTcctcttttccttattttcccaCCTATTCTATGAGCTAAAACTCCAGAGCCCTTCTCTTGGCTCAGCCTGTTTGATAGAGGTGGATGCCCTCCCTTCACGGGTCTCCAGAAGGCCCTCAGGGCTCCCAGAGGGCTTTAGATTTGAAAGGGGAGATGGGTCCTTTCGCAGCAATGTTTTCACATCTACGTCCCTGCTCTCTGGCCTAAATTATAGAAATTATTCAGTGTAGGACGTGCCACATCCAGTTTCCAAGACAGAAGTGTTCCAGAGGCAGAGGACTATGTATTGCAGTGAAAGAAGAGGCTTGCACAACTGGGAAGATTTTCAAAAGTAAGTTGTGGGTGGGGGGCGGAGGACGGGGTGGTGGAAGCAGACAGGATATGCGGGCCACAGGAGAAAGGCGGGACCCTGCTTCAGACCAATCCTAGCGTCCCTAGTGTGAACCACTCAGTTGTGTAGGACTCTTtaggaccgcatggactgcagcccgccagactcctctatggacttctccaggcaagaatactggagtgggttgccgtttcctactccaggggtccaggggatcttcccagcccagggatcgaaccggaagtctcctgcattgcaggcagattctttattgtctgagccaccagggaagctctaggaTGACTGAATATCTCTACCCCATCACATGCCG includes:
- the PATE1 gene encoding prostate and testis expressed protein 1, coding for MDKSVLLGLPVLLCCFRVLCGSFAIDREHEIEIIQCRTCHIQFPRQKCSRGRGLCIAVKEEACTTGKIFKNDGTLWLTFRGCLKNCANVNNIKWSVYLVNFRCCRSHDLCNEDI